DNA from Sulfitobacter albidus:
ATTTTCCGCGCGCTGGCCCAAAGGGTTTCAATCCGCGCAAGATCCGCCCACACAGCGTCCGAGGGCGCAAAATCACGATCGACATGGGCCAGTTGCATCGGGCAGGCGCCCCGCAGCGCGGTGAACCCCGCGGCCATTTCCGCGCAGAGCCAGCGGGCATGGGCGCGCCGGGCGGGATCCGTGGGCCACAGGCCCGCGTCGGGGTGACGCTCTGCCAGGGTTTCGGCCATGGCCATGGTTTCCGCCACGACGATCCCGTCGGGGGTGCGCAGCGTCGGGACCGTGCGCGCAGGCGCCAGATGCGCCAGATCGGCGGCTGTCGTCCCGGCGTAAAGGCCGACGAGGTGTTCGTTGAAGGGCAGGCCGAATTTTTCCAGCATCAGCCACCCGCGCAAGGACCAGCTGGAGAAGAGCCGGTCACCGATATAAAGATCATAGGTCATGGCGTGACCCTACGCAGAGGCCGGACGCGCGACAAATTCAATTTTGCGCCGGGTGGGATCACGCGACGTGATTGATCCGCTCGACGCGCCAGTCCCCCGCGTCATGCGCGACCGTCGTGATCGAGATATTGTCGATCTTGTGCGCCATCGCTTCATAGGCGGTCACACCGAGGGCGCGTTGCACCTGCGTCAGCACGACGCCGAAATGCGCGACGGCGATGATATGGCTATCGGGATGCGCAGCGTTGAGCCGGTCGACGACCGCATCGACACGGGCGCGCGTCTGGTTCCACGATTCCCCCTCGGGCGCCTGAACATCGCCCGGCTTTTCCCAGAAATCGCGGCTGAGCCGGGGATCACGGGCGGCGACGGCATCAAAGCGCATGCCGTCCCACACGCCAAAGTCGATTTCGCGCAGATCCGCCGTGTCGGGCAGGCGGGTGTGCGAGGGGCCGGCCAGCGCATCCGCCGTGTCGCGTGCGCGGATCAGATCCGAAGAGATCAGCAGCGCACGGCCGGGCAGCGCGGCGCGCACCCGCGCGAGGAAGGCAGTATCGCTGAGATCTGCGGGCACATCGCGCCAGCCGACAAAGGTTTTTTCGTGGGTCGGGCCGTGACGCACCCAGTGCCAGACGGTCATGGCAGGTCTCCTTTCAGGACGACGGGCAATCCCGCGACGATCATCACCGCCAGATCGGCTTCGGCGGCGAGCGCGATGTTGAGCCGGCCCTGCGCCTCGCGGAACTGCCGGGCAAGGCGATTGTCCGGCACGATGCCGTGGCCAACCTCGTTAGAGACGACGACCCAGGGCGCGGGGCAGGCCCGCAGCGCGTCGATCAGCGTGTCTTGCGCCGCCGCCAGATCGTTTTCAGCCAGCAGATGATTGGTCAGCCACATGGTCGCGCAATCAACCAGAACGGGCGACTCGGGGGGATATTTTCAAGAATTGGCGCGAGGTCAAACGCCGCTTCATGGGTGGTCCAGCGGGCGTCGCGGCGGTCTTTATGCACTTTAACCCGAAAAAAAGTCTCGTCGTCCTGAATGGTGCTCGTCGCGACGTAATTTGCCGTTATGCTATTGTTAAGAATTACGTTTTCCGCCCATACCGATTTGCCCGAGGCGGCGCCCCCTAACACGAAAGTTCCTTTCGACAACATTTCTCGTAACCTTTCGTGAACCTTTGTGCATTTTCGTGCGTATACTCCGTAATTGATCACCATAAGGTGGCACTCAACCTCAGGGGAAGCGACATGGCGATAGGAACGGCGCAAGATTTTTCGCTGACACGGACAGCGATGAAGGCGGAACTACTGGATGCGGAGACGGAGCTCAAGCTTGCCTACGCCTGGCGGGATGAGCGATGCGAGCAGAGCCTGCATCGTTTGATCACCGCCTACATGCGGTTGGCAATCTCCATGGCTTCGAAATTCAAACGCTACGGCGCCCCGATGAACGATCTGATCCAGGAGGCCGGGCTGGGCCTGATGAAAGCCGCCGATAAATTCGACCCCGATCGCGGCGTTCGGTTTTCGACCTATGCAGTGTGGTGGATCAAGGCATCGATCCAGGATCACGTGATGCGCAATTGGTCGATGGTGCGCACCGGCTCGACATCGTCGCAGAAATCCCTGTTTTTCAACATGCGCCGGGTTCAGGCGCGGCTGGAGCGGGAAGCCGCCGCGGTAGGTGAGACCCTCGACAAGCACCAGCTGCGGCAGATGATCTCGACAGAGATCGGCGTACCGCTGCACGATGTCGAGATGATGGAAGGGCGCCTTTCTGGGTCCGACTATTCGCTGAACGCGACCCAGTCGACAGAGGACGAGGGCCGCGAGTGGATCGACGCGCTGGAAGACGACAGTGCGCAGGCCGCCGAGCGCGTCGAGGACAGCCACGATACGGAAAAGCTGCGTGGCTGGCTGGTGGCGGCGCTGTCCGATCTGAACGATCGCGAGCAGTTCATCGTCCGCGAACGCAAGCTGCGCGATCAGCCCCGCACGCTTGAAAGCCTCGGGCAGGAGTTGAGCCTGAGCAAGGAGCGGGTGCGCCAGTTGGAAGCGGCGGCGTTCGGCAAGATGCGCAAATCGCTTGAGATGCAGTCGCAAGAGGTGTTCCATTTCCTCGGATGAAGACGGGTAGCGGTTTTTTGAGATTTGGCGCGGTCCTTGGGGCCGCGCTTTTCTTTGCGCAGACGCTGTTGGCCGAGGTGCCGGCGACCGCGCGCGCGGCTGATATCGTTTTCCTGGGCGAACAGCACGACAATCCCGACCACCATGCGCGGCAGGCTGAATGGGTGGCGGCCCTTGCGCCGCGCGCGCTGGTGTTTGAAATGCTCACGCCCCGGCAGGCGCAGCGCGGCGCCCGCGAGGACCGTGCGGATGCGCGCGCACTGGAGGGCGCATTGGAGTGGGAATCGTCGGGCTGGCCCGATTTTGCGATGTATCATCCGATATTCCGCGCCGCGCCGGATGCCGCGCTCTACGGGGCGGGTGTGCCGCGTGCGCAGGTGCGACGCGCGCTGGAACGGCCTCTCGCCGAAAACCCGCTATCGGCGCGCTATGGGCTGGATCGCCCGGCCCCGCAGGCCGAGCAGGCGCAGCGCGAGGCCGGGCAGGACGCGGCGCATTGCGGGATGCTTCCGGCAGAAATGCTGCCCGTGATGGTGGACGCGCAACGTCTGCGTGACATGACGCTTGCCGATGCCGCGCTGCGCGCGCTCGATGAGACGGGCGGTCCGGTGGTGGTGATTACGGGCAACGGTCACGCCCGGCTTGATTGGGGCGCGCCTGCGCTGGTGGTCCGTGCGGCGCCCGAAGTGTCGGTATTCTCGCTCTTGCAGGGGGAGGCTGGCGGCACGCCGCCGGGGGGCGGATCGCTGACGTTGGATGCGCCCGCGCCCGCCAGCGGCGATCCCTGCGCGGCCTTTCGCGACTGACAGCACTGGCGCGCCTTGCACGCTCTGCCTATGCTGCGCGCAAATTGGGCGAAGGGGCACGATATGCTGGCTGGCAAACATGTTCTGCTGATTATCGGCGGCGGGATCGCGGCGTTCAAATCGCTGGATCTGATCCGGCGTCTGCGCGAACGCGGCGCCACGGTAACGCCGGTGCTGACGCGCGCGGGCGAGGAGTTCGTCACGCCCCTATCCGTCTCTGCTCTGGCCGGGACGAAGGTGTTTCGCGATCTCTTTGATCTGGGTGATGAGGCGGAGATGGGCCATATCCAGCTGAGCCGCGTGGCCGATCTGGTCGTCGTGGCCCCGGCGACCGCCGATCTGATGGCCAAGATGGCGCAGGGGCACGCGAATGATCTGGCCTCTACCCTGTTGCTGGCGACGGACACGCCCGTGCTGATCGCCCCGGCGATGAACGTGCGGATGTGGGAGCACGCGGCCACCCAGCGCAACCTTGCGACGCTGCAGGGGGACGGCATCGCCGTGGTGGGGCCCAATGAGGGCGATATGGCCTGCGGGGAATACGGCCCCGGACGGATGGCGGAACCGCTGGAGATCGTGGCGGCGATCGAGGCGCGGCTGGCCGATGGGCCGCTGAAGGGCAAGCGGGTGCTTGTCACCTCGGGCCCCACGCATGAGCCGATTGATCCCGTGCGCTATATCGCCAATCGGTCGTCCGGCGCGCAGGGGACGGCGGTGGCGCGGGCGTTGGCGGCGCTGGGCGCGCGGGTGGTGTTCATCACCGGCCCGGCGGATGTGCCTCCGCCCGAAGGGGTTGAGGTGGTGCGCGTGCAGACTGCCCGCGAGATGCAGGCGGCGGTCGCGGCCGCGTTGCCCGTGGATGCCGGTGTCTTTGCCGCCGCCGTGGCCGATTGGCACGTGGCCACCGCCACGGACCGCAAGCTGAAAAAATCAAAGGACGGTTTGCCGACGCTCGCGTTTGCGGAGAACCCGGATATCCTGCGCGAGGTCAGCCAGCGCGCGGAGGGCCGACCCGCTCTGGTTGTAGGTTTTGCCGCCGAGACCGATGACGTGATCGAAAACGCCACCGCCAAGCGGCTGCGCAAGGGGTGTGACTGGATCGTGGCAAATGATGTCTCTCCCGCGACGGGGATCATGGGCGGGGCGGAGAATGCCGTGACGCTGATCACCGACGCCGGGGCGGAGACGTGGCCGCGCATGGCCAAGGACGCCGTCGCGCGCAAGCTGGCCGAGCGGATCGCGCAGGCGCTGGTCGGGTGAGCGGCCCCGTGGTGCGGCTGATGTGGGAGGAGGGGGCCGACCGGTCGCTGGAGCTTCCCGCCTATGCAACGTCCCAGGCGGCGGGTGCGGATCTGCGCGCCAACCTGCCTGACAGGACGGCGATCACGCTGGCACCGGGGCAACGCGCGCTGGTGCCCACCGGTCTGCGGATCGCGCTGCCCGAGGGGTGGGAGGCGCAGATCCGGCCCCGCTCGGGCCTTGCGCTGCAACACGGGATCACACTGCCCAACAGCCCCGGCACCATCGACGCCGATTACCGTGGACCGCTGGGGGTGATCGTGATGAACGCGGGCGATGCGACGTTTCGCATCACCCACGGCATGCGCATCGCGCAGATGGTGGTCGCGCCGGCGCCGCAGGCTAGCTTTGCCCTTGTGGAGGCGCTGGATGAGACGGCGCGGGGCGCGGGCGGCTTTGGCTCGACCGGAACGGAGTAGCGATGCTGGTATTGATCTTGGCCGGGGTGATCTGGGGCCTTGGCGTGGCGATGGGCACGCCAAGGCCTGCGCGGTGGACGATGATCGGTCTGTTGCTGGTGGCCGTGATCGCCCTGAACCTCGTACTGCCGGAGGGCAACCCGCTGCGCGCGGCGACCGGTGGGTCGGCGGCGCCGTGGTTGATCCTTGCGGGGCTGGGTGGTGCCGTCTGGGGGTATTCGCGCGTGATCCGTGGGGTCAGGGAGCGCACCGGCGTCGATGTGCGCGCGCCTGTCCTGCCGGCCGGGCAGCCCGACCGTTTTTCCGATGTCGAGCTGAACCGTTACGCGCGGCACATCGCGCTGCGCGAGGTGGGCGGCGCGGGTCAAAAGGCGCTCAAGGATGCGTCCGTGCTGGTGATCGGGGCCGGGGGCCTTGGCGCGCCGGTGCTGCAATACCTCGCGGCGGCGGGGGTGGGCACGATTGGCGTGATCGATGCGGATACGGTGGAGAATACGAACCTGCACCGGCAGGTGATCCACCGCGACGATGCCATCGGAATGCCCAAGGTGTTCTCGGCGCAGCGCGAGATGGAGGCGCAAAACCCCTTTGTCATGGTGCGCCCCTATAATCGCAGGTTCGACGACAGCATCGCGCCTGAGTTGGTGGCGGAATACGATCTGGTGCTCGACGGGACGGATAATTTTGACACGCGCTATCTGGTCAATGCGACCTGCGTCGCGGCGCGCGTGCCGCTGATATCCGGCGCGCTGACCCAGTGGGAGGGGCAGCTGAGCGTGTTCGATCCTGCGGGCGATGCGCCCTGCTATTCTTGTGTCTTTCCGCAAGCGCCCGAACCGGGTCTGGTGCCCTCCTGCGCGGAGGCGGGGGTGATCGGGCCCTTGCCCGGTATCGTTGGATCCATGATGGCGCTGGAGGCGATCAAGGTGCTGACGGGCGCTGGCACGCCGCTACGCGGTCAGATGCTGATCGTTGATGCGCTCCACGGCGAGAACCGCACGATCGGCATTACCCGGCGGCCCGATTGCACGACCTGCGGCACCCCCGTTGCGCAGGGCGCCTGACGGCTTAGGTTGAGGGCAAAGGAGATCTGCCCATGACATCGCCCAACCCGCTGCTTGAGACCTGGAACACGTCCTTTGGCCTGGCGCCGTTCGACCGGATCAGCGACGACGATTTTGCCCCCGCGCTTGATACCGCGCTGGCCGCCCACGCAGCCGAGATCGCGGCGATCGCCCAGAACCCCGAAACGCCCGACTTCGCCAATACCATCGAGGCGCTTGAGGCCGCAGGCCGACAGCTGGACCAGGTGCTGGGCGTGTTCTTTACCGTGGCGGGGGCCGACAGCAATCCCGCGCGCGAGGCGATGCAGCGGGATTTCTCGCCCAAACTCTCGGCCCATTCGTCGGCGATTGCGTCGAACAAGGCGCTGTTTGCGCGCATCGACGCGGTCTGGAATAGCCGCGACTCCCTCGACCTTACGGATGAACAGGCGCGGGTGCTGATGCTGACCCACCGTGGTTTTGTCCGCTCGGGTGCCGCGCTGGAAGGCGCCGAGGACACCCGCCTGCAAGAGATCAAGGCGCGGCTGGCGCTGCTGGGCACTCAGTTCACGCAGAACCTTCTGGCGGATGAGCGGTCGTGGTTCATGGAGTTGACCGAAGCGGATCTGGAAGGGCTGCCGGATTTTGTCGTCGATGCCGCCCGTGCCGCCGGGGCTGAAAAAGGGGTGGATGGCCCCGTTGTGACGTTGTCGCGCTCGCTCATCACGCCATTCCTGCAATCCTCCCCGCGCCGTGATCTGCGCGAACGCGCGCATCGCGCATGGGTTTCGCGCGGGGCGAACGGCGGCGAGACGGACAACCGCGACATCGCCGCCGAAATCCTCAAGCTGCGGCAGGAGCGTGCCACCCTGCTGGGCTACGCCAATTTTGCCGAATACAAGCTTGAAACAGAGATGGCCAAGACACCGCAGGCGGTGCGCGATCTGCTGATGTCGGTCTGGGCGCCCGCCAAAGCGCAGGCGGAGGCCGACAGCGCCATTTTGCAGGACATGATGCGCGCGGATGGGATCAACGATGATCTGGCGCCGTGGGACTGGCATTACTATTCGGCCAAGCGGCGCGCGGCGGAGCATGATCTGGATGAGGCCGCGCTGAAGCCCTATTTCCAGCTGGATCGCATGATCGAAGCGTCGTTCGCCTGTGCGCACCGGCTCTTCGGGTTGGAGTTCAAACCGCTCGACGTGCCGCTTTATCACCCCGATTGCCGGGCGTGGGAGGTGACGCGGAACGGGGCGCATGTGGCGGTGTTCATCGGCGACTATTTCGCGCGCGGCTCCAAACGCTCGGGCGCGTGGTGCTCGGCCATGCGCAGCCAGGCGAAATTCCCGCAAGCGCAGGCGCCGGTGGTCATCAACGTGTGCAATTTTGCCAAATCGGATCCCGCGCTGCTGAGCTATGACGACGCGCGCACGTTGTTTCATGAGTTCGGCCACGCGCTGCACCAGATGTTGTCGGATGTGACTTATGAAAGCGTCAGCGGCACGTCGGTCGCGCGCGATTTTGTGGAATTGCCCAGCCAGCTCTACGAGCATTGGCTGGAGGTGCCCGAAGTGCTGGGCGAATACGCGACCCACGCGCGCACGGGCGAGGCGATGCCGAAGGAGCTGCTCGACAAGGTGTTGGGGGCGGCGACCTACGACATGGGGTTCCAGACGGTGGAATACGTGGCCTCGGCGCTGGTGGATCTGGCGTTTCACGACGAGGGCGTGCCGGAGGATCCGATGGCGAAACAGGCGGAGGTTCTGGCGCGGATCGGGATGCCCGAGGCCATCGTGATGCGCCATGCCACGCCACATTTTGCGCATGTCTTCGCGGGCGACGGCTATTCCAGCGGGTATTACAGCTACATGTGGTCGGAGGTGATGGATGCCGACGCGTTCGAGGCATTCGAGGACGCGGGCGGCCCGTTCGACCCCGAACGTGCGGCGGCGCTGGAGGAGCATATCCTGTCGACCGGCGGCAGCGCCGATGCGGCAGAGCTCTATGTCGCGTTCCGGGGCCGTCTGCCGGGGGTCGAGGCGTTGCTGAAGGGGCGCGGGCTGGCCGCCTAGCCGAATTTTTTGAAAAATTCGGTCCGGAATTTTGCAAAATTCCGGTCAGCGGTGCGGGCGTCAGTAGCCCAGATCACGGTCCACAAGGTTGATGAAAGGCGCGCCCGCCTCGCCGCGCCGGATGTTCTCCACGATCACGCGCGCGGCGGTGCTTGCGCGGGTGTCGGCGGCGATGTGGGGCGTGATCGTCACCCGCTGATGTGCCCAGAACGGATGGTCCCGGGGCAGTGGTTCTACGCGAAAGACGTCCAGCGTGGCGTGGGCGATTTGCCCGCTGTCCAGCGCTGCAATCAGGGCATCATCGTCGATAAGTGGCCCGCGTCCGGGGTTGATGAGAAACGCACCGCGCGGCATCTGCGCGAAGGCGCCCGCGTCAAAGGTGTTTTCGGTGGCGGGGGTGTCGGGCAGTAGCGCAATGGCAATTTCGGCGCGGGCAAGCGCATCGCGCAGTCCCGCGTCGCCGTGCAGGCAATCGACGCCCTCAAGCGTCTTGGCGCTGCGCGACCAGCCGGACACGCGGAAACCCAGCCCGACCAGCGCCCGCGCACAGGCTTGCCCCAACGCGCCCAGCCCGAAGATCACGACCGAGCGTTCGGACGCCAGCGGCGGCGCCTTGGGCGTCCATTGGTGGCCCGG
Protein-coding regions in this window:
- a CDS encoding RNA polymerase factor sigma-32, which codes for MKAELLDAETELKLAYAWRDERCEQSLHRLITAYMRLAISMASKFKRYGAPMNDLIQEAGLGLMKAADKFDPDRGVRFSTYAVWWIKASIQDHVMRNWSMVRTGSTSSQKSLFFNMRRVQARLEREAAAVGETLDKHQLRQMISTEIGVPLHDVEMMEGRLSGSDYSLNATQSTEDEGREWIDALEDDSAQAAERVEDSHDTEKLRGWLVAALSDLNDREQFIVRERKLRDQPRTLESLGQELSLSKERVRQLEAAAFGKMRKSLEMQSQEVFHFLG
- a CDS encoding M3 family metallopeptidase, with translation MTSPNPLLETWNTSFGLAPFDRISDDDFAPALDTALAAHAAEIAAIAQNPETPDFANTIEALEAAGRQLDQVLGVFFTVAGADSNPAREAMQRDFSPKLSAHSSAIASNKALFARIDAVWNSRDSLDLTDEQARVLMLTHRGFVRSGAALEGAEDTRLQEIKARLALLGTQFTQNLLADERSWFMELTEADLEGLPDFVVDAARAAGAEKGVDGPVVTLSRSLITPFLQSSPRRDLRERAHRAWVSRGANGGETDNRDIAAEILKLRQERATLLGYANFAEYKLETEMAKTPQAVRDLLMSVWAPAKAQAEADSAILQDMMRADGINDDLAPWDWHYYSAKRRAAEHDLDEAALKPYFQLDRMIEASFACAHRLFGLEFKPLDVPLYHPDCRAWEVTRNGAHVAVFIGDYFARGSKRSGAWCSAMRSQAKFPQAQAPVVINVCNFAKSDPALLSYDDARTLFHEFGHALHQMLSDVTYESVSGTSVARDFVELPSQLYEHWLEVPEVLGEYATHARTGEAMPKELLDKVLGAATYDMGFQTVEYVASALVDLAFHDEGVPEDPMAKQAEVLARIGMPEAIVMRHATPHFAHVFAGDGYSSGYYSYMWSEVMDADAFEAFEDAGGPFDPERAAALEEHILSTGGSADAAELYVAFRGRLPGVEALLKGRGLAA
- a CDS encoding 2-hydroxyacid dehydrogenase, coding for MINVLFAATPARWDSYEAPLRAALNDAGIDAHLAQDIPPADVDYIVYAPNSPLQDFTPYTRAKAVLNLWAGVEKIVGNKTLQIPLARMVDPGLTQGMVEWVTGHTLRHHLGMDSHVVNPGHQWTPKAPPLASERSVVIFGLGALGQACARALVGLGFRVSGWSRSAKTLEGVDCLHGDAGLRDALARAEIAIALLPDTPATENTFDAGAFAQMPRGAFLINPGRGPLIDDDALIAALDSGQIAHATLDVFRVEPLPRDHPFWAHQRVTITPHIAADTRASTAARVIVENIRRGEAGAPFINLVDRDLGY
- a CDS encoding HesA/MoeB/ThiF family protein; the encoded protein is MLVLILAGVIWGLGVAMGTPRPARWTMIGLLLVAVIALNLVLPEGNPLRAATGGSAAPWLILAGLGGAVWGYSRVIRGVRERTGVDVRAPVLPAGQPDRFSDVELNRYARHIALREVGGAGQKALKDASVLVIGAGGLGAPVLQYLAAAGVGTIGVIDADTVENTNLHRQVIHRDDAIGMPKVFSAQREMEAQNPFVMVRPYNRRFDDSIAPELVAEYDLVLDGTDNFDTRYLVNATCVAARVPLISGALTQWEGQLSVFDPAGDAPCYSCVFPQAPEPGLVPSCAEAGVIGPLPGIVGSMMALEAIKVLTGAGTPLRGQMLIVDALHGENRTIGITRRPDCTTCGTPVAQGA
- a CDS encoding ChaN family lipoprotein, producing MKTGSGFLRFGAVLGAALFFAQTLLAEVPATARAADIVFLGEQHDNPDHHARQAEWVAALAPRALVFEMLTPRQAQRGAREDRADARALEGALEWESSGWPDFAMYHPIFRAAPDAALYGAGVPRAQVRRALERPLAENPLSARYGLDRPAPQAEQAQREAGQDAAHCGMLPAEMLPVMVDAQRLRDMTLADAALRALDETGGPVVVITGNGHARLDWGAPALVVRAAPEVSVFSLLQGEAGGTPPGGGSLTLDAPAPASGDPCAAFRD
- the dut gene encoding dUTP diphosphatase, with the protein product MWEEGADRSLELPAYATSQAAGADLRANLPDRTAITLAPGQRALVPTGLRIALPEGWEAQIRPRSGLALQHGITLPNSPGTIDADYRGPLGVIVMNAGDATFRITHGMRIAQMVVAPAPQASFALVEALDETARGAGGFGSTGTE
- a CDS encoding glutathione S-transferase yields the protein MTYDLYIGDRLFSSWSLRGWLMLEKFGLPFNEHLVGLYAGTTAADLAHLAPARTVPTLRTPDGIVVAETMAMAETLAERHPDAGLWPTDPARRAHARWLCAEMAAGFTALRGACPMQLAHVDRDFAPSDAVWADLARIETLWASARKMAGSGPWLFGEYTLADAFYAPVCARMIGYNLPISDAARRYCETTITDPAFVAWRADGLTQTYDPFPYPPAGAADPWPA
- a CDS encoding histidine phosphatase family protein, which encodes MTVWHWVRHGPTHEKTFVGWRDVPADLSDTAFLARVRAALPGRALLISSDLIRARDTADALAGPSHTRLPDTADLREIDFGVWDGMRFDAVAARDPRLSRDFWEKPGDVQAPEGESWNQTRARVDAVVDRLNAAHPDSHIIAVAHFGVVLTQVQRALGVTAYEAMAHKIDNISITTVAHDAGDWRVERINHVA
- the coaBC gene encoding bifunctional phosphopantothenoylcysteine decarboxylase/phosphopantothenate--cysteine ligase CoaBC, translated to MLAGKHVLLIIGGGIAAFKSLDLIRRLRERGATVTPVLTRAGEEFVTPLSVSALAGTKVFRDLFDLGDEAEMGHIQLSRVADLVVVAPATADLMAKMAQGHANDLASTLLLATDTPVLIAPAMNVRMWEHAATQRNLATLQGDGIAVVGPNEGDMACGEYGPGRMAEPLEIVAAIEARLADGPLKGKRVLVTSGPTHEPIDPVRYIANRSSGAQGTAVARALAALGARVVFITGPADVPPPEGVEVVRVQTAREMQAAVAAALPVDAGVFAAAVADWHVATATDRKLKKSKDGLPTLAFAENPDILREVSQRAEGRPALVVGFAAETDDVIENATAKRLRKGCDWIVANDVSPATGIMGGAENAVTLITDAGAETWPRMAKDAVARKLAERIAQALVG